In Phormidium ambiguum IAM M-71, a single window of DNA contains:
- a CDS encoding succinate--CoA ligase subunit alpha — MKLSPEDKVLIQGINEPLAAIHAVRMKAYGTNVVAGVSPGEGGQALDGIPIFDLVEQAVSEVGAIDTTIIFVPPYLALDAALEAIAANIHQIIIVTQGVPPLDMVCLLRKAEATNTLVVGPNSLGIIVPEKILLGTYPVTFYSHGSVGMISRSGTLTSEVALELTKAELGQSICVSIGSDSIIGSSLLEWLKILNEDKNTKAIVLVSQINDGIEETAAQYITEKIQKPVVAYVAGRLGPPRKRQLHASDLIVSLPILGTDSDSTESIIATLRQAKIPIADRPSQIPELVKKVLKIKA; from the coding sequence ATGAAGCTCAGCCCAGAAGATAAAGTTTTAATTCAAGGTATTAACGAACCACTTGCTGCTATTCATGCTGTGCGGATGAAAGCTTATGGTACCAATGTAGTGGCTGGAGTTAGCCCTGGCGAGGGTGGACAAGCATTGGATGGGATTCCGATTTTTGATTTGGTAGAACAAGCGGTGTCAGAAGTTGGCGCGATCGACACTACAATTATTTTTGTTCCGCCTTATTTAGCGTTAGATGCTGCACTCGAAGCGATCGCAGCGAATATTCATCAAATTATTATTGTGACGCAGGGAGTTCCCCCCTTAGATATGGTTTGTCTGCTGCGAAAAGCAGAAGCGACAAATACTTTAGTTGTGGGGCCGAATTCTCTCGGTATCATAGTACCAGAAAAAATCTTATTGGGAACTTACCCAGTAACATTTTATTCTCATGGTTCAGTGGGGATGATTAGCCGCAGTGGAACTTTAACTTCCGAAGTGGCATTAGAATTAACAAAAGCCGAATTAGGTCAATCAATTTGCGTCAGTATTGGTAGTGATAGTATTATCGGTTCTTCCTTATTGGAATGGCTAAAAATCCTGAATGAAGATAAAAATACAAAGGCGATCGTTTTAGTCAGTCAAATAAATGATGGCATTGAAGAAACAGCCGCTCAATATATTACGGAAAAAATTCAAAAACCTGTAGTTGCATACGTTGCTGGACGCTTAGGCCCGCCACGCAAACGCCAACTTCACGCCAGCGATTTAATAGTTTCCTTGCCAATTTTAGGTACTGATTCTGATAGTACAGAGAGTATTATTGCTACTTTGAGACAAGCAAAGATTCCCATTGCCGATCGGCCCTCCCAAATTCCTGAATTAGTGAAAAAAGTACTCAAAATTAAAGCTTAA
- a CDS encoding pentapeptide repeat-containing protein, with product MTKQPDSSSNQPISNEQMESPNGSNSQVTQVYRTSSAADSLLYKPYIYPEPVIEKKPDWTPPPNSILGLIGLAIALMIVGLIINNFWVGISGSIVTLLLSMRLLWLPLTNWLDQFLPIKERTILFLGGCGILAIAGLLHFLGVYRFIDAWFRTVDWEASGALAEWSGALGQISIAVLAVYVAWQQYVISRDLTIEQNRLTNQQNLITQQQTIDAYFQGVSDLALGEEGLLEDWPQERIFAEGRTAALLSSIDGTGKAKVLRFLSRSRLLTPLRRDQHLGRPMLDGMGGYEEDRAYGLRVIDLGVMLAGADLYATDLRWTDLSDANLVKANLSRCDLVHANFSRSILFEANLSGADVKGVKFFYGKLETASPRSRTLIPDFQTGAYTGAVIENADFTNVQRLSEEQRYYCCAWGGEKTRATIPGGCEDIPNLLGR from the coding sequence ATGACTAAACAGCCTGATTCTTCATCCAACCAACCAATTTCTAATGAACAAATGGAAAGTCCTAATGGTAGTAACAGTCAAGTTACTCAAGTTTATCGGACGAGTAGTGCAGCAGATTCGTTATTGTACAAACCTTACATATATCCTGAACCTGTTATCGAAAAAAAACCAGATTGGACTCCTCCACCTAACTCTATATTAGGGTTGATTGGATTGGCGATCGCACTTATGATCGTCGGATTAATTATTAATAATTTTTGGGTGGGAATTTCCGGTTCCATAGTCACCTTGCTATTGTCAATGCGACTTTTATGGTTGCCTTTAACCAACTGGTTAGATCAATTCCTGCCCATAAAAGAAAGAACAATATTATTTTTGGGAGGATGTGGCATATTAGCGATCGCCGGATTATTACATTTTCTGGGAGTTTATCGCTTTATTGACGCTTGGTTTAGAACAGTTGATTGGGAAGCTTCGGGTGCATTAGCAGAATGGTCTGGTGCATTGGGACAAATTTCGATCGCCGTTCTCGCTGTTTATGTTGCTTGGCAACAATATGTCATTTCCCGTGACTTAACGATCGAACAAAACCGCCTTACCAACCAACAAAACTTAATTACTCAACAACAAACAATTGACGCTTACTTTCAAGGAGTTTCTGATTTAGCATTAGGAGAAGAAGGCTTATTAGAAGATTGGCCTCAAGAAAGAATCTTTGCAGAAGGTCGCACGGCGGCACTACTTAGCAGTATAGATGGTACAGGTAAAGCTAAAGTTTTGCGGTTTTTATCTCGATCGAGATTACTGACTCCACTGCGCCGAGATCAACATCTAGGTCGTCCGATGTTAGATGGGATGGGTGGTTATGAAGAAGACCGCGCTTATGGACTGCGGGTAATAGATTTAGGCGTGATGTTAGCAGGAGCAGACCTTTATGCCACAGACCTACGTTGGACAGATTTAAGTGATGCTAACTTAGTTAAAGCTAATCTGAGTCGTTGCGATTTAGTTCATGCCAATTTTTCCCGAAGTATTTTATTTGAAGCCAATCTTTCCGGTGCAGATGTGAAAGGAGTCAAGTTTTTTTACGGTAAATTAGAAACAGCTTCTCCGCGCAGTCGGACATTAATTCCTGATTTTCAAACAGGTGCGTATACGGGAGCAGTAATAGAAAATGCTGACTTTACTAATGTGCAGAGATTATCAGAAGAACAGCGTTACTATTGTTGTGCTTGGGGTGGAGAAAAAACTAGAGCTACGATTCCTGGCGGGTGTGAAGATATTCCCAATTTATTGGGGCGTTAG
- a CDS encoding class I SAM-dependent methyltransferase translates to MEPKNTAAAYNQIAQWWQVKHQNSQYGIAQLERAIAFTSKRQTAIDIGCGSSGRFIKILSNHGFLAEGLDISGEMIELAKQLHPNVTFYQEDICSWIPGKLYSLISAWDSTFHLPLNLQEPVLKKLCHALEPEGVLVFTCGGGHKSGEIAGSFQGQDFEYSTLGVDAFLRILSEHQCTCRHLEYDQLPENHVYIIAQKT, encoded by the coding sequence ATGGAGCCAAAGAATACTGCTGCTGCTTATAATCAAATTGCCCAATGGTGGCAAGTTAAGCATCAAAATTCACAATATGGAATTGCACAACTAGAAAGAGCGATCGCATTTACTTCCAAAAGACAAACAGCTATTGACATCGGGTGTGGAAGTAGCGGGCGTTTTATTAAAATATTATCCAATCATGGATTTCTGGCTGAGGGACTTGATATTTCTGGAGAAATGATCGAGTTAGCCAAACAATTGCATCCAAACGTTACATTTTATCAGGAAGATATTTGTTCTTGGATTCCAGGGAAACTTTATAGCTTGATTTCGGCTTGGGATAGCACTTTTCATTTACCCTTAAATCTGCAAGAACCTGTATTGAAAAAACTATGTCATGCCCTTGAACCTGAAGGAGTATTAGTGTTTACTTGCGGTGGCGGACATAAAAGTGGTGAAATTGCAGGTTCATTTCAAGGTCAGGACTTTGAATACAGCACTTTGGGGGTGGATGCTTTTTTGCGGATTCTTTCTGAACATCAGTGTACTTGCCGTCATCTGGAATATGACCAACTTCCTGAAAATCATGTTTATATTATTGCTCAAAAGACCTAA
- a CDS encoding ABC transporter permease codes for MNWWQKLQSNFLARCGALLLLVFYLAVIAADFVAPYDPYVSQPNGSLLPPTQIHLRTPQGKFIGPHVYPTTQGPVELETGDRKLIVDWENPSALRLFVRGSTYNLFRISLPLPPPRDEVVIFPGIPLNLRLFGTTGEGNFNLLGTDEQGRDQFSRLLFGGRISLSIGLIGIAISFPLGMLVGGISGYFGGWVDSILMRVVEVLMTIPSIYLLVALAAVLPPGLTSSQRFLLIVVITSFVSWSGLARVIRGQVLSLKEREFVQAAKTMGGNPFYIIVRHVLPQTATYIIISATLAVPGFIVAESILSLIGLGIQQPDPSWGNMLTLATNASILVLQPWLIWPPALLIVLTVLAFNLLGDGLRDALDPRTQQR; via the coding sequence ATGAATTGGTGGCAAAAATTACAAAGTAACTTTCTGGCCAGATGCGGTGCATTGTTGTTGTTAGTATTTTATTTGGCAGTGATAGCGGCTGATTTTGTTGCGCCTTACGATCCTTATGTTTCTCAGCCTAATGGATCGCTACTACCACCGACACAAATTCATTTACGCACTCCTCAAGGTAAGTTTATTGGGCCGCACGTTTATCCGACAACTCAAGGGCCTGTGGAATTGGAAACAGGCGATCGCAAACTGATAGTAGATTGGGAAAATCCCTCAGCATTACGTCTATTTGTACGTGGATCAACCTATAATTTATTCCGCATCTCTTTACCTTTACCACCACCAAGAGATGAAGTTGTCATTTTTCCAGGTATCCCATTAAATTTACGCTTATTTGGGACAACCGGAGAAGGCAATTTTAACCTTTTGGGTACCGATGAACAAGGACGCGATCAATTTAGTCGTTTGCTTTTTGGCGGAAGAATTAGCCTGAGCATTGGCTTAATTGGAATTGCCATTTCCTTTCCTTTAGGAATGTTGGTTGGGGGTATTTCTGGTTACTTTGGCGGTTGGGTAGATAGTATTTTGATGCGTGTTGTCGAAGTGTTAATGACTATTCCCAGTATTTATTTGCTAGTCGCCCTCGCCGCAGTATTACCGCCAGGTTTAACTAGTTCGCAACGATTTTTACTGATAGTTGTGATTACTTCATTTGTCAGTTGGTCTGGTTTAGCTAGAGTAATTCGGGGACAAGTGTTATCACTTAAAGAACGGGAATTTGTCCAAGCAGCTAAGACAATGGGTGGTAATCCTTTTTATATTATCGTTCGTCATGTTTTGCCCCAAACTGCAACTTACATAATAATTTCTGCCACATTAGCTGTTCCAGGTTTTATTGTTGCTGAATCTATTTTGAGTTTAATCGGGTTAGGAATTCAACAACCCGATCCTTCTTGGGGAAATATGTTGACTTTGGCAACAAATGCTTCGATTCTGGTGTTGCAACCTTGGTTAATTTGGCCTCCAGCTTTGCTAATTGTGTTAACAGTTCTGGCTTTTAACTTGTTAGGAGATGGGTTGCGAGATGCTTTAGATCCTCGAACTCAACAAAGATAA